A region from the uncultured Macellibacteroides sp. genome encodes:
- the mnmD gene encoding tRNA (5-methylaminomethyl-2-thiouridine)(34)-methyltransferase MnmD, with amino-acid sequence MSTGYNAQQAIFTVRELQITADGSHTLFVPSMDEHYHSVNGAVQESAHVFIEAGLHQVAKKEIRLLEIGFGTGLNALLTLLDAEGKEKIVTYYSFELYPLELSLVEKLNYGKIICPGQADLFIDLHRATWNESVAITPAFTLHKIEGDSNSSALPQNIDLVYFDAFAPDKQPEMWNPEIFKKLYECMNQGGILTTYCAKGVVRRTMKEAGFSVERIPGPPGKREMLRAVK; translated from the coding sequence ATGAGTACCGGATATAACGCGCAGCAAGCAATATTTACAGTTAGGGAACTACAGATTACGGCAGATGGCAGTCATACGCTGTTTGTCCCGTCCATGGACGAACATTATCATTCGGTAAACGGTGCCGTTCAGGAATCTGCCCACGTTTTTATTGAAGCTGGACTGCATCAGGTCGCTAAAAAAGAGATCCGTTTGCTTGAAATCGGATTCGGAACCGGACTCAATGCCTTACTAACCTTACTGGATGCTGAGGGGAAGGAAAAGATAGTTACTTACTATTCGTTCGAACTTTATCCGCTGGAACTGTCTCTTGTGGAGAAACTTAATTATGGAAAAATAATCTGTCCCGGACAAGCGGATCTGTTTATTGACCTGCACCGCGCTACATGGAATGAGTCTGTAGCAATCACTCCGGCGTTTACCCTGCACAAAATAGAGGGGGACAGTAATAGCAGCGCACTTCCTCAAAACATCGATCTGGTCTACTTTGATGCCTTTGCTCCCGACAAACAGCCGGAGATGTGGAATCCTGAAATATTCAAAAAGTTATATGAATGCATGAATCAGGGAGGGATCCTTACTACTTACTGCGCAAAGGGAGTGGTGCGCCGTACAATGAAAGAGGCCGGATTCTCTGTTGAAAGAATACCCGGCCCTCCTGGAAAGCGCGAAATGCTGCGCGCTGTAAAATAA
- the trxA gene encoding thioredoxin, with the protein MALQVTDANFEELVNSGKPMVLDFWAEWCGPCRMVGPIIDELAAEYDGKVIIGKLDVDNNDDVVSQFGIRNIPTILFFKDGKVVDKQVGAAPKATFVTKIDAIL; encoded by the coding sequence ATGGCACTACAAGTAACAGATGCAAATTTTGAAGAGTTGGTAAACTCGGGTAAGCCCATGGTTCTCGATTTTTGGGCAGAATGGTGTGGCCCTTGCCGCATGGTAGGTCCTATCATCGACGAATTGGCAGCCGAATACGATGGTAAAGTAATTATTGGAAAGCTTGATGTAGATAACAACGACGATGTTGTTTCTCAGTTTGGTATCCGTAATATACCCACCATCCTTTTCTTTAAAGACGGAAAAGTTGTTGACAAGCAAGTAGGAGCAGCTCCAAAGGCTACTTTTGTTACGAAAATCGACGCCATATTGTAA